One window from the genome of Helicobacter pylori encodes:
- a CDS encoding DUF4149 domain-containing protein, producing the protein MKKFGLGVYLLLLGILGGSLIILGAIVAPIVFKASSILPELNLTPFESGKLMAQIFVRFNYLLGAIGFVVLLYEIVSFIYYKRSLVYLILGVAIGALCLLFVFYYTPYILNAQKVGEVALQSAEFARSHAQSEWLFKELFVLVCALFFWRLFGKNAV; encoded by the coding sequence ATGAAAAAATTTGGTTTAGGGGTGTATTTGCTTCTTTTAGGTATTTTGGGCGGCTCTTTGATCATTTTAGGAGCGATAGTTGCACCCATTGTTTTCAAAGCTTCAAGCATTTTGCCTGAATTGAATCTGACTCCCTTTGAGAGCGGGAAACTCATGGCGCAAATCTTTGTGCGTTTCAATTATCTTTTGGGTGCGATCGGTTTTGTAGTGTTACTTTATGAAATCGTTTCGTTTATTTATTATAAAAGATCGTTAGTGTATTTGATCCTTGGCGTGGCGATAGGGGCGTTGTGTTTGCTCTTTGTTTTTTATTACACGCCTTATATTTTAAACGCTCAAAAAGTGGGCGAAGTTGCGCTTCAAAGCGCTGAATTTGCCCGCTCGCACGCTCAAAGCGAATGGCTGTTTAAGGAATTGTTTGTGCTGGTGTGCGCTTTGTTTTTTTGGCGTTTGTTTGGAAAAAATGCGGTTTGA